The DNA region CCCTGGCTGCACATCTGAATCACTGGGATGCTTTAAAAAATGCCCCTGCCTGTGCCTCCCACCTGAACGCTGGGCTTCAGTGATCTGGGTGGAACCTGGGCATCAGTATTTTTCAGAATTCTCAAAGTGATTCTAACATCTGGGCAGAGGAAGGGGGTTTCGGACTAGATGGTCTTTATTTGAGGATCTGGGCTTACCTGAGAAGGACTGAGTGACCCAGCCAGGCAAAGCTTTGAAGCAGGTCGTTGGGGCCAGAGCAGAGTGTctccaccccaaccccaaccACCTTCTGGAGAcagtccccctgcccccaccagcccTGTCTGATgccatctctctcctctcccagaaCGCCAGACCCGGGCCCAGAACCCTCGTCGCTGTCTGGCCCTGGAGAAGCCTGAGAAGCTGGAGACCCCATCTCCAGACCAGAAAGGAGGAAATGTGGTGGGGACCACCACCCCTCCAAGATGCTTGGACTCCTGCAATCTCCCCAAGGCTGAGGCATCCTCATCTCAAGGTGACAGGAAGGGAGGAAGACGCCAGCTGACATGGCTGGATGTGGCTGAGAACAGCGTCCACTGTGACATCTCAAGTTGGTCTCTTTCCTCTCCACTAACTTAGCCAGTCGTTTACACACCACTGATCAGGCACCCCCTGGCGTCCTGGAAAAAGTCCTAGAAGCCGGGGATTGGACCGTGGACAAGAGAGGTGCCGTCTCTTGGCCTCTTTCCCAGTTTCCTTTTCCCTTCAGGCTCGGCTGTGGGTGTAAGGTGGGGGGCAGGATCAGTGCAGCCCTCATGTGAGGGCTGCAGTTCACAGAACTGGGGGCAAGAGTCGGGCCTCCTCCTGAGCCTCCTTTCCCTTGAAGCAGCCAGACAAATGCTCCTGCGAGCCAGCTTGCAAAGGTGTGACACCCCCAGCAGACACGGGCACGACTGGAAGGCGAGGCCTTGGGTCatcctcttcctctgcccattcaTTCAGCCCTTCCTCCCAGAGCCTATCCTCTGGGCCAGGCCACGGGCATGGTGCTAGTGACCGCCCGGTGATCCCATACGCTCACTTCCTGAGGTCACCCATGAGTGGTGGGTGTCCCAGATCATCTGCTAatcttgtgaccttgggcaagtttctctAGAGCTCAGTGCCTTCGTTTACTGAACTGTAACTGGGTATTATAATAACCACATCCTTTGGCAAAGGGGTGCTGAGTAGTATGTAAGGTGATTAAAACTATGCTGCCATGGTAAGTACTATACACTTGTTTGCTaccatcatcttcatcatcattactgaacttaaatattttatcttcctTAGAGCTTCTAATAGAGATCTAGGATTCCAGAAACCTGGGGGTGATTCAGGGtaccctgtggctcagatggtaaagaatctacctgcaatgcaagagacccaagtttgatccctggattgggaagatcctctggaggagggaatggcaacccactccagtattcctgcctggagaattccatagacagaggagccttgcaggctacagtccatggggtcacaaagagtcggacacaactgagcaactaacaccttcactttcaaacCTCACTCAGagtccccgcccccagcctgagGTTTTGGCTGGAGTGGGGGGAGGCAGAGGCTGTGTGAGACCCCGGCACCTCTCCATCTGTGTCCCTGTGAGCCCTGGCATCTGGCCCTGTCACAGGAGTGACCATCCCAACTTGCCCCCGTAGGCTGCTGTGTAAAAGATGATACTCAGGATTTGGGGTCTTATCCTGCTTTTGAGGCCCAGCAAGGGGTCGAGACGATCCATTTTCTCAACAAGACCCCGCCTGGTCCCAGGTAAGGGAAGCTCAGGGGATATGAGTTGGGGAGCTGACATGTTCCAGGGGAATGGCTAAGGCCTGGGGAGAAATGGGGTCAATTTCCACCCTCTGCTGGTATCTGGGGTGACCACCTCTGAGGGCCTAGCTTTGCACCAGGCATTGGGAGTCCAAAGGAAAGCCCTGCTTCTTGTGTGCTGACAAGGGCCGCAGCCCCTCCCTGGCCTCCTGTCCTACCCTTCTAGCCTGTCAACACCAGTCACCCACGTGGCTTTTTTAACGCAGAGTCTTTGGTCATGTTGGGTTTTGGCTTTAGGCTGCTCCGTCTTATTGGGTAGAGCACAGATATCTTAATTTGCATTTGAGATCCTCTCTTGCCCCAGCTCACcttgccagcccctcccctgtgAATCTTATCCTTACCACTAACTATTCACCACTTTGGAAGGAGGCCCACCCGTGTCCCCCTGGGCTTCTCATCCTTGGttccctcttccaggaagcctgttCCCCTCGTCCACCTGGAAGGAACTACCCATCCTTCTACCTATCCTTCTAGCTCAGCATGGTTCTCtgtcctgccctgcccaccttctctcttcctcctcaaacCCCTCTCCCAGCTCTGCCCCGTGTCATCAGCTCTGATGACAGCTGGCCTCTCGTCACAAGCCCTGAAGCTCCCTAAGGGCGGGCACCTCAGCTGACTAAGGTTTCTGCCCCCAGCGCTCCCCCAGTGGTGGGCAcagagccatccccgtcttacTCCAGTGGGCAACACTGAGACACCCAGAGGGCAAGGGCTCGCTCTGTGTGCCACAGTATTTCCAGCCAGGGCCCCAGGTCTGCCTCTTGAATTCCACCTTTTGCAGGGAGAAACTGGTGTCCTATGATTCTGGCGAGGAGGTGGGCAAGGAGTCTCCAAATGCCGACCCTTGGCTTCCTGCCTGGACTGCAGAGGACAGCCCCCAAGGTGACTGAAGCTCTGTCTCTCCCCCTTGTAGGTGGGTGTGGGGCCTTCTTGGTACCTTCTTTCTGAGGATGTCCGGGGAAGGGGGcagtgggagagggatggatgCGCTAAGCACGGACACAGGGCACTCACTGTCCCCAGCTATCGGTTGCCATGGCAGATGTTGCTAATCAATCCGAACTTTTTCTCTTGATCCCAGAAACTACTTCAGAATCTTAATACAGAGCTCCAGCTAGCTCATATCAGTCTGTTGGATCTGGcacatcatatacatatatatatatatatatatatatatatatttatatatgccaTCTCTAACATaattcctggcttccctggtgactcagtgggaaagaacatgcctgccaagcaggagaggcgggtttgatccctgggttgggaagattccccttgagaaggaaatgggcaacctgttccagtattcttgcctggaaaatcccatggacggaggagcctggcaggctacagtccatggggtcacaaagagtcggacacgacttagcgactaaaccaccaccaccaacaacatgAATCCAGGCACTGCGCCTCTTAATTTCCTCTTCTAAGCACTCACAATGAGGAACTGACAGAGTCACCTTTCCCCAGTGTGGGGCACCATCTCCTCAAAGCCAGCTGCTCTGTTCCGGGAGATGACAACGCCTGACACACCCTCAAGCCTGACATTTCCTTTTCAGAGAGCCCACTGGCCCTGGGGCCTCCCCAAATTACCAATGAGATCGAGACAGACCCCCTGAAGGAGATCCTAGGGCTCAGCCCCTCCCTCTTCAGCTCCCCAGGGAAACTGCTACCTGAACAGATCCTGGAGGACGGCAGTGAGTACCTGACCCAAGGTGAGCACCCAGGGCTGGACCTGAGGTTTGGttcactgagaaagaaaaaacccGCAGTGATGCCCACCAAGTGTGTAGCCCACTTGGTGGGCACTTGCTGGGCAGCACTGGATACCCGGGGGTGAATCCTCCCAGGACaaatcccatcccatccctggaGCCCACAGCCTGGTGAGGAGTTGCTCCTGGCCAGCCTGGTGCAGGGGAGGCTCTGGGACCCTACAGTAGGGACCTACTCACTCTGCCCAGGCTGGAGGTCCCCCACAGGAGCTGGACTTGGACTTGGGCAGAAGAGCCCAAAGCTCACAGCCAGAGAAAGGCCCTCCAGCTATGGGGATGGCAGGACAGCGGCCTGGTGTCCCGAGAGAGGCGCTTCTGTCCCAGCCACCTTTCTGGTCTCCCTCTCTGTCCCTGACAGCTCTCTTTGAGGAAATACTGTTAGATCCTGCATCTTCACCTTCTGCCTGCATCTTTGAGGAACCACAGGAGGTAGGTGTCTGCCCACACACCCGTCCATCCTTCTTCCCACCAGTTTGATTCACTCATCCGTCCTCTTGACCTTTCAGTCACCCCCGACCCCTCAACTCAGCTGTCTGTCCATCATGCTTCTCCTGGTCCTTCCAGAGACCACCCACCCATCTGTGCCCTAACCTACCTGCTGGCCACCAGGCGCCCTGCTCTGTGCTGGGCCCTTGGAATGAACCCCCTGTAAAGAATAAATCTAAAAGCTGCCAGGTGCCCAGAAAAGACCCCACATAATCTTATGACTGCTCTATGAGGCAGGCTCTCTTGTGACACCATTTaaccaatgaggaaactgaaaacagCAGGTGACCTCTGGGATCCTCGGTGCGAAagagcctccctcccaggccccagaGCTGACCTCCGGAGCACTGTCTGCTCCAGCAGCTCAACCTCTGACTGACAAGAGGAGCAGCCTGGCTCTGGTCCCCAAATGGTTCTCCCTCCATGTGTGGGAAGGTGGCCCCTGCCTCAACAAGTAGCTGATTTCACCGCAGAAACAAAGAGAGACACCATTAGCAGAGCTTTTATAAACACTGGCCTGGCCTGGCAGGGGATGTGTGGTGACACCATCGTGGATGAAACACACTCAGAGGAGTTAAAACTTGCCTAGGGTGTGCCAGCTCCCTCACAGGGGAATTGTGAGGGAGAGCCCCAGAATAGGAGACAGAAGCCCCCAGTCCACCTCTTCCCTGATCCACTGTGGGAACTGGGGAACCTTTGCTTGAGCTTCTGAGGCGGTGTCTGGACGAGGCTGTTTTGAACCTGAGCTGTTTCCGATGCTCGTGTGACATCCCAGGAGAGCCGCGAGTGGGGGCCATGAAGGGACACCACTGCCCCCCTCTGTCCATCTCTTCCTATCTTTCTCCTTCATGTCCCAGGACACGCCCCCTGAGGTCCCCAAAGACCCCTCCAACTCCCAAGACCTGTGCCAGTCCTCAGTCTCGCTGGACCACTGCTACCTCTCACTGAGTGAAAACAGCAAGGTGCCATCCAGCGCCGGCTCGGAGGACACGGACACAGACTCGGTGTGGAGGCAGCAGCAGGTGAGGGAGACGGAGAGCCATCGGCTGGGTCAGTCCAGGTCTCCTGCCCGCCCTCACCTATGTCCCCCTCACCTCTCTATGCCCCCTGCAGGACACTCAGGGTGACCTTGAGGGCCTGCAGTCCTCCAGCGACGATGGGGACTACACGTGGACCCCTACCCGGCGGGTCTCACCCCTGCCCACGGCCGGGAGGAAGGCCAGGAAGGGTCGGGCCAGCCGGCGTCCCTCCAAGTCCAAGGGGAGCAAGAAAGCCCCTGGCACCCCCCAGATGAAGAAGAAGTGTGTCAACGGCTTCATCATGTTCTGCAGGATGAACCGGAAGCAGTACATCCGGTGGGTGGGCGTCCTCTTCTGCCCTGACAGGGGCCCTGCTTCACTGTCCACCCACTCCCAGGGCTAGACCACCCGCTGCTGCTGACACGCTCGCCCGCCACACTCGCCCCTGCCTCCCCTGGCCCCGTGCATCGGAAGCAGTGAAACTCGCCTCAGACttatgaaaaaaaggaaattaattggCAAATATTAACTTACATAATTGATATaactaattaatataattaattactATAATCTGAAAAAGAGGCTCCACCTTCAGCCGTGGCTGGTCCTGGGACTCCCGTGATGCTCTTGGATCTTCACCCCTTTCTGGACTCCGTATTCCTCTCGGCTTTGAGCTCCATCCCTGCTGGGCCAGGTCGGGAGCAGGCTCACCCCTACCTGGGAGCTTCAGGCTCATGTCCTGTCTCCCACCCCAGCAACCCTGTGGGAAGACAGTGCCTCATTTCTAAGATTTCAAGCAGAAGTTCTTGGGGCTGAACTTGATGGGATCTGTCAAGCGCCCAAACCAGAACAATCATTGCCAGCCTgcagctgggggcgggggtgggggaggtcccTCAAGCCTCAGGGGAGAAGAGCTGGTGCTCCTATCAGAGCAGCAGATGCAGATCCCGGGACACCGGGGGGCCCCTCTCCAGCCATCCTTTAGTCGAGATCCCTCCTCTGTCACCTCTGTTCCAGGGGGCATGAAAGGGAAGCCTTTCTGGGCAACACGGGAAGATCTGAGTTCTCAGATGGGAAAGATGAGGCTATGGGAGGGCCAGGGCCCCTCGTGTGGTTGGCCTTTGCCCAAGCCAGGCAGGGCTGCAGGcacctcctcacctcctccccactcctgccACAGAGCCTGCCCTGGGACCGCATCCACGGCCGCCACCAAGGAGCTGGCTCAGCTCTGGCGGGTGATGACCCTGCAGGAGCGAAAACCATACTGGTGAGAAGCCCCTGCCCAGAAGGCGTGGGTGGTGGACACTAGGGCCCTCCCTGCTCCTCTGAAAATCATCAGAGCCTTGAGCTTCGTGATGTTGGAAGCAGGGTGGGAGTTTCCTCGGGCGGGAGATCTGGGTGTCACCAAATTTTATGGAAGAGTTGGGGGACAGAAGCAGAAGGGTGCTCTACCCCTACCTGGAACTTAGAAGGGCAAATAGCTGAATTCTTAATTTGGATCCCCTTGGCCCTAAACTTCCTTTGCACTTTCTGCTTCAGAGTTTCTCAGAGCAGGAAACTGCGTCTTAACTCCCTGTAGcttggcctcctcctcctctccccatctcaacgccccctccctcctgaaaccCCTATTCTCCACCAACTTCAAATTCCTGCCACCTGTCCAGTCCTCAGTTGCCCCTCTCTGGAAAAACAAGCGCATGCACAGATCTTAACAGGTCTCCAAGGAGCCAGCGCTTTGCTGGTGGAGCCGAATAAAGCCCTGGCCGTCCCCAGCCCAGACCCTGGTCACTACTGAGCCCAGAGCACTGGGGGTGGGACGGAGGTGAGACGGAGGAAACCCACCCATCCTGCCACCTCTCCCCCAGCACCAAGGCGCGCAGGTTCAGCCGCCAGCACAACCGGATCGTGAAGCAGGACAGCTCCAGCAGCGAGGACGAGGACTGGGAGACCCCCAAACCCTTCTACCA from Cervus elaphus chromosome 4, mCerEla1.1, whole genome shotgun sequence includes:
- the MEIOSIN gene encoding meiosis initiator protein, which translates into the protein MWDSSKHVCSPEQPRTNSLSPSDRKQRKNHTSKLQELALLLPVTLKTGTKKLTKKEVLLHVLQYIHYLQSCINVAKASLQLHTTHGQGGLGGLGWNPAAGSAKQRLSTPSSSPHSQKSRLWGACRKPRKKKPTRVSERQTRAQNPRRCLALEKPEKLETPSPDQKGGNVVGTTTPPRCLDSCNLPKAEASSSQGCCVKDDTQDLGSYPAFEAQQGVETIHFLNKTPPGPREKLVSYDSGEEVGKESPNADPWLPAWTAEDSPQESPLALGPPQITNEIETDPLKEILGLSPSLFSSPGKLLPEQILEDGSEYLTQALFEEILLDPASSPSACIFEEPQEDTPPEVPKDPSNSQDLCQSSVSLDHCYLSLSENSKVPSSAGSEDTDTDSVWRQQQDTQGDLEGLQSSSDDGDYTWTPTRRVSPLPTAGRKARKGRASRRPSKSKGSKKAPGTPQMKKKCVNGFIMFCRMNRKQYIRACPGTASTAATKELAQLWRVMTLQERKPYCTKARRFSRQHNRIVKQDSSSSEDEDWETPKPFYQLLAEKARGSPDPVSPESPQQE